TCCTGGCGATTGCCCATGATGATGATCGGCATCTTGCGACCCGATGCGGCAAACGCCATGGCCGCGCCATAACCGTCACCACCCTGCGTGACGACCGCGTCGACATCCGGCAGGGTCGGCAGCACGGTTGCCACTTCCTTCTGGGCAACGGTTGATGTCCACTGTCCGTAGACGGTGCCAACGAAGTTCAGGTCGGGATAGGCTTTTGCTGCTTCGTGCAGACCATCGGAGATGTCTTTGTCGGTGGAATCGCCGGCGATGCCGCGGATTTCGAGCAGATTGCCCTTATCGCCCAATTGGCCGGCGACAAAGTCGATCTCCTGCTTGCCCATCGACGCCCAGTTGTAGTTGACATTGTAGGCGCAGTCTTCTGTCACCGTTCCCGCAAAGACGACAACGGTGATCCCAGCGTCGCAGGCATCGCGAACAGCGCCGTTGAGCGCCGTATCGGACCCCGCCAGGATCGCGATCGCGTCGTACCCTTCCAGGATCATGTTCTGAATCTGGCCGGCCTGTTCCGTCACGTTGTTGTTGGCGCTGACCATGCCGTAATCGGCGATCACTCCATCCGCGACAGCCTGTTTGGCAATCGCCTCGAAGCTCTGGTTCATGACCTGGCGAAACGAATTCCCGGAATAGGAATTGCTGAACCCGATCTTCATCGTGCTGGTGTCGCCATCGGCGACCTGAGCCATCACGCCATTGGCACAAAGCAGGGCAA
This sequence is a window from Martelella sp. AD-3. Protein-coding genes within it:
- a CDS encoding ABC transporter substrate-binding protein; translation: MHLSNSLSLGVAAVALLCANGVMAQVADGDTSTMKIGFSNSYSGNSFRQVMNQSFEAIAKQAVADGVIADYGMVSANNNVTEQAGQIQNMILEGYDAIAILAGSDTALNGAVRDACDAGITVVVFAGTVTEDCAYNVNYNWASMGKQEIDFVAGQLGDKGNLLEIRGIAGDSTDKDISDGLHEAAKAYPDLNFVGTVYGQWTSTVAQKEVATVLPTLPDVDAVVTQGGDGYGAAMAFAASGRKMPIIIMGNRQDELAWWKEQKDANGYKTMSLAATPSVSQIAFWTAQQILAGKDVPKKVEVPLLTINGDDLDAWLAATPVGGVANPTYTQDLVVKMIDANKNGEPLPTTPAPQQ